From Balneola sp. MJW-20, the proteins below share one genomic window:
- a CDS encoding DUF6090 family protein codes for MLRFFQHIRQSLIKTDNVRRYLLYAIGEILLVGIGILLALQVNIWNEERKDQLFLDFALSELYEDLSRDMELIYSGIEPRLQSREESVEKVFQIVLSGREFSEDEFVESYLLSDRGFNFTPIFGSYETLTQKGMDKLEDKELRKLIIDFYEYYLPRAVDFIHREDAERKWYTREMESEFLERYLIDSEDNSPEINVRLKDTDILKSQALLELLDMHADDTEHKRRRLEAIKRRYYTLMDKMEAELKARNVAYVAFDPANVIPDF; via the coding sequence GTGCTGCGTTTCTTCCAACATATCCGCCAATCGCTAATTAAGACCGACAATGTTCGCAGGTACCTGCTGTATGCTATAGGGGAGATCCTGCTGGTCGGAATCGGAATCTTGCTGGCTTTACAAGTGAATATCTGGAATGAGGAAAGGAAAGACCAGCTTTTTCTGGACTTTGCACTCAGTGAATTATATGAAGACTTATCCCGTGATATGGAACTTATTTATTCCGGAATAGAACCACGGCTTCAGTCCAGAGAGGAGTCGGTAGAGAAAGTATTTCAGATAGTATTATCCGGAAGGGAGTTTTCCGAAGATGAATTCGTGGAATCGTATTTATTGTCTGACCGGGGATTTAACTTTACGCCCATATTCGGGTCTTATGAGACATTAACTCAAAAGGGGATGGATAAGTTAGAGGACAAAGAACTGCGAAAACTTATCATTGATTTTTATGAGTACTATCTGCCCCGCGCAGTGGATTTCATCCATAGGGAAGATGCCGAAAGGAAATGGTATACCCGTGAGATGGAATCCGAATTCCTGGAGCGATATCTGATTGATAGTGAAGATAATAGCCCAGAAATTAATGTCAGGCTCAAAGATACTGATATACTTAAAAGTCAGGCCTTGCTGGAACTATTGGACATGCATGCCGATGACACCGAGCATAAGCGAAGAAGACTCGAGGCCATTAAGAGAAGGTATTATACCCTCATGGATAAAATGGAGGCTGAACTTAAAGCCCGCAATGTTGCTTACGTCGCTTTTGATCCGGCCAATGTAATTCCCGATTTCTGA
- a CDS encoding DUF6090 family protein, producing the protein MLRFFRLIRKKLIEESRVRQYVYYAIGEIFLVVIGILIALQINNWNEERQKASEVNAYLFQIQNELISDLAENASMTKRMEEKDNRIEQVLRGLVTAEDYRRDPNMRRLIRYSQTPFSMNRDGFLSLMNIIDEQRFENSGAIEELKYLYEDTFERIMEIQDVYLQSVLDYRTGLNDKYEWAYKLDPLIQEFDDAELNYLLRDPLYKNAVHSYREYSSLLKTYLYDMQVQKAELIRSIGQITSYNPRNELVEAYYVSLPDSIYQPFLGDYQARESRTDAFTLFTDNDSLKIRTINGEISYLVRGSNNGFQLQGTPTQLIIENDSTLRINNSLRTRFVKVTGD; encoded by the coding sequence ATGCTAAGATTCTTCCGTCTCATCCGAAAAAAACTCATTGAGGAATCTCGAGTACGCCAATATGTATACTATGCCATTGGTGAAATTTTTCTTGTAGTAATAGGGATTCTTATTGCTTTGCAGATTAATAACTGGAATGAGGAGCGACAGAAGGCATCTGAAGTCAATGCCTATCTCTTTCAGATACAGAATGAACTGATCAGTGATCTTGCAGAAAATGCAAGTATGACGAAGCGTATGGAAGAAAAGGATAACAGGATTGAACAGGTTCTGAGGGGGCTGGTGACCGCCGAGGATTACCGAAGAGATCCGAATATGAGGCGGCTGATACGTTACTCCCAGACACCTTTTAGCATGAACAGAGATGGTTTTCTGAGTTTAATGAATATTATCGATGAACAGCGCTTTGAAAATTCAGGTGCGATCGAGGAGCTAAAGTATTTGTACGAGGATACTTTTGAGCGCATCATGGAAATACAAGATGTTTACCTGCAATCTGTCCTTGACTACCGCACAGGTCTGAATGATAAATATGAATGGGCCTATAAATTAGATCCACTCATTCAGGAATTTGATGATGCAGAATTAAACTATTTGCTCCGTGATCCTTTGTATAAAAATGCAGTACACAGCTATCGTGAATATTCATCACTTTTAAAGACCTATCTGTATGATATGCAGGTTCAAAAAGCCGAGCTTATACGTTCAATAGGTCAGATCACGTCCTATAACCCTCGTAATGAACTGGTAGAGGCGTATTATGTAAGCCTTCCGGATTCCATATACCAACCATTTCTGGGTGACTATCAGGCAAGGGAAAGCCGAACGGATGCATTCACGTTATTTACGGATAATGACTCTTTGAAGATCCGGACAATCAATGGAGAGATCAGTTATTTAGTTCGGGGAAGCAACAATGGATTTCAGCTGCAGGGTACTCCCACCCAGCTTATTATTGAAAATGATTCTACCCTTAGAATTAATAATAGTTTGCGGACCAGGTTTGTGAAGGTCACCGGTGATTGA
- a CDS encoding VOC family protein → MNRILGVLGICLIMAYCSSVPDESSNPRFNHAMLYVTDAEASRIFYEEAFGMEFYKQLTQMVVFNEGADNDTMSVNITLMRMPGYRFNYEFAQSPVAGDSTRSSPHYQHIGIEVDDIDVSIERAMNAGAKLATRKRHLKAGDIEAKTVFFYGPDKELIELMEIIEGDF, encoded by the coding sequence ATGAATCGAATACTAGGAGTTCTGGGAATATGTCTGATAATGGCTTATTGCAGTTCAGTGCCGGATGAATCATCAAATCCACGATTCAATCACGCCATGTTATATGTGACGGATGCAGAAGCTTCTCGTATTTTTTATGAAGAGGCATTCGGTATGGAATTTTATAAACAATTAACTCAGATGGTGGTGTTCAATGAGGGGGCAGATAACGATACCATGTCTGTAAATATCACCCTGATGCGCATGCCCGGCTATCGGTTCAATTATGAATTTGCGCAATCACCCGTTGCCGGTGATTCCACCCGATCATCCCCCCATTATCAGCATATAGGAATAGAAGTGGATGATATTGACGTTTCTATTGAAAGGGCGATGAATGCCGGTGCAAAACTGGCTACGAGAAAACGACACTTAAAGGCGGGTGATATTGAAGCTAAGACCGTTTTCTTTTACGGTCCGGACAAAGAATTAATTGAGTTGATGGAGATCATAGAGGGCGACTTCTAA
- a CDS encoding arylsulfatase produces the protein MNILKTIILLLSFTFLWGCGKSQSDKQEHPNILLIVSDDFGYTDLSAFGGDIDTPNLDALIAEGMTFTQFHTAPFCAVTRAMLLSGNDNHIAGMGSQDLKTSVFGYEGHLTDRIIPVPALLKEAGYSTGVAGKWHLGNRPEHDPSVKGFDFSFVNLEGGGNHYSERSIFPGSLISDYTENGDIASWPDGAYSTDLYTDKILSYMDSAMEQDKPFFSFAAYTSPHWPLQVDPEYWKKYEGRYDEGYEALRLKRFNNMKKLGLLPEDAELPELHPRVTPWDSLTAEEKKFESRKMELYAGMIDNLDWNIGRLIAYLKETGEYDNTLIVFMSDNGAAAEDFYHHPYFGPFLQQHYTEAYDKMGTEESFISYGPQWAEAGASPFKYFKGYTTQGGVNAPLIISGAGVEGSGILNHAFTTLMDLAPTFYEAARISYPDRFDGKEVYPLRGKSMKPLLEENADRLHEENYVFALEHRGYILVRKGKWKLVNIDIPFDESNFALYDLSVDGAEKEDLREEYPEVYEDLLQEWNSYRDEVKIVFPTPSGGE, from the coding sequence ATGAATATATTAAAGACCATTATTCTTCTGCTGTCATTTACTTTTCTGTGGGGATGCGGAAAGAGTCAGTCTGATAAACAGGAACACCCAAATATCCTGCTCATCGTTTCGGATGATTTTGGGTATACCGATCTCAGTGCATTCGGAGGCGATATCGATACCCCCAACCTGGATGCCCTGATCGCTGAGGGAATGACCTTCACTCAGTTTCATACGGCGCCATTTTGTGCCGTGACCCGGGCCATGCTGCTGTCAGGTAATGATAATCATATTGCAGGTATGGGCAGTCAGGATCTTAAAACAAGTGTATTCGGTTACGAAGGGCATTTGACCGACCGGATCATTCCGGTACCGGCTCTGCTTAAAGAGGCCGGTTATTCCACCGGTGTGGCCGGAAAATGGCACCTGGGTAACCGGCCTGAACATGATCCTTCGGTGAAGGGATTTGATTTCTCTTTTGTTAATCTGGAAGGAGGAGGAAACCACTATAGTGAAAGGAGCATCTTTCCTGGGTCATTGATCTCTGACTATACCGAGAACGGAGATATAGCTTCCTGGCCCGACGGAGCTTACTCCACCGATCTGTATACCGATAAGATCCTATCCTATATGGACTCGGCAATGGAGCAGGATAAGCCTTTTTTCAGTTTTGCGGCCTATACCAGTCCACACTGGCCGCTGCAGGTGGATCCCGAATACTGGAAAAAATATGAAGGCCGGTATGATGAGGGGTATGAAGCCTTGCGATTGAAGCGATTCAACAATATGAAGAAACTGGGACTGCTGCCGGAAGATGCTGAATTGCCAGAGCTGCATCCGCGCGTGACCCCCTGGGACAGTCTGACTGCTGAAGAAAAGAAATTCGAGTCCCGCAAGATGGAACTCTATGCAGGAATGATCGATAACCTGGACTGGAATATTGGCCGCCTGATAGCTTATCTCAAAGAAACCGGGGAATACGATAATACCCTGATCGTATTTATGTCGGATAACGGGGCGGCAGCAGAGGACTTTTATCATCATCCGTATTTCGGACCGTTTTTACAGCAACACTATACCGAGGCCTATGACAAGATGGGCACGGAAGAATCCTTTATTTCCTACGGGCCGCAATGGGCGGAAGCCGGCGCCTCTCCCTTCAAATACTTCAAGGGTTATACTACTCAGGGCGGAGTGAATGCACCGCTTATCATTTCAGGAGCAGGTGTGGAAGGATCGGGTATACTCAATCACGCTTTCACCACGCTGATGGACCTGGCTCCCACCTTTTATGAGGCAGCCAGGATCTCCTATCCGGATCGTTTCGACGGAAAAGAAGTGTACCCGTTAAGAGGAAAATCAATGAAGCCACTGCTGGAAGAGAACGCAGATCGACTGCATGAGGAGAACTATGTCTTCGCACTTGAACACCGTGGTTATATTCTGGTTCGCAAGGGGAAATGGAAGCTGGTCAACATTGACATTCCTTTTGATGAGTCAAACTTTGCTCTTTATGATCTGTCGGTGGACGGGGCTGAAAAAGAAGATCTGCGAGAAGAATATCCGGAAGTATATGAAGACCTGTTGCAGGAGTGGAACAGCTACCGGGATGAGGTGAAGATTGTTTTTCCGACGCCCAGTGGTGGAGAATAG
- a CDS encoding DUF6090 family protein gives MITLFRRIRQKLIESGSITKYLLYAAGEILLVVIGILIALQVNNWNEERKFIAEEVRYVDELILDLVQDSLMLEDFRSEALEVQRSKAKLVEYLDGVYKEPDSLRAYFADQWAPIATFTPVTTTIDEMKSGNGLGLIRDSGLRRKIVSHYNYYITYDQEESVFASGTKELFRLARIHLQNINQPEAAELIAALKRPEMANAVRTNYATGRLEGITRSLTRCSQLLSELKEYRKEL, from the coding sequence ATGATCACACTTTTCCGGCGCATCCGCCAAAAACTGATCGAATCTGGGTCTATTACCAAATACCTGCTGTATGCCGCAGGTGAGATCCTTCTGGTCGTGATCGGCATTCTGATCGCTCTTCAGGTAAATAACTGGAATGAGGAAAGAAAATTCATAGCAGAGGAAGTAAGATATGTGGATGAACTTATACTGGACCTGGTTCAGGATTCTTTGATGCTGGAAGACTTCAGGTCAGAAGCCCTGGAGGTTCAAAGGTCGAAGGCAAAACTGGTAGAATACCTGGATGGAGTATATAAAGAACCGGATTCACTTCGGGCCTATTTTGCAGACCAATGGGCTCCCATCGCTACTTTCACTCCGGTTACCACAACCATTGATGAAATGAAAAGTGGAAACGGCCTGGGTTTGATCAGGGATTCAGGACTGCGTCGTAAGATCGTTTCACACTATAATTATTACATAACCTATGACCAGGAAGAAAGTGTTTTTGCAAGCGGGACCAAAGAGCTCTTTCGTCTGGCACGCATTCACTTACAAAATATAAATCAGCCTGAGGCAGCAGAACTCATAGCTGCATTAAAGCGGCCGGAAATGGCCAATGCTGTTCGCACTAACTACGCGACAGGTCGTCTGGAAGGTATTACCCGTTCATTGACTCGCTGCAGCCAATTACTCTCTGAGCTTAAAGAGTATAGGAAAGAATTATGA
- a CDS encoding tetratricopeptide repeat protein, which produces MKFHEFYEELKRRNVFRVGMVYAVTAWVSIQVIATVFPILKIPEWTVTLLTVLILIGFPFALIIAWAFELTPDGIRKSTDTTFKKPLSEESSTVEEAAKPDNLKSPHFSRLLKTTGATVLIAVLGLAWYVNREPAAPSDIQRSIAVLPFETIDTEQSSSFTKGIQGGLMTRLSSIAGLRVTSRTSTLQYAGVAKPIPTIGEELGVDWIVRGEVQEVNGQILVNTRLLKASEDRLVWAKDYRRQLSAENIFEIQIDLTREIAGELQAQITTEEGLRVDRKPTADLQAFREFAQGVSLLEQRTPNAILSSVDHFRAAIEQDSSFAPAWAILAEALIYIEFYQYADINTYPFTAKEAIDKALEINPDLAEAHASQGILRYTRKNGTGAIESLKKAIELQPSYETANNWLNFVYLLTGQPEESLTYAREAVKLSPLAPAARLYPSLSYLANGQYQEALYQVNRAREIQPDWGEIYAIRGVILYHNQQYEEALESLFIADRLIENEVASIWVPDVRTMIEITAITLNRELTESEADIRLPYKESRFWPGLKYAAMGSHDQSADAFSEIQVYSMWPNLSMRYFFPELLKEYRTRDDFDALLRDMNEVWNR; this is translated from the coding sequence ATGAAATTCCATGAATTTTATGAAGAACTGAAGCGACGGAATGTATTCCGGGTGGGAATGGTCTATGCGGTCACTGCATGGGTATCAATACAGGTGATCGCCACGGTATTCCCTATTCTTAAGATCCCTGAATGGACGGTTACACTGCTCACTGTTCTCATTCTGATCGGGTTTCCGTTTGCTCTGATCATCGCCTGGGCCTTTGAACTAACACCGGATGGTATCCGGAAAAGCACGGATACGACGTTCAAAAAGCCCTTAAGTGAAGAGTCTTCAACAGTTGAAGAAGCAGCTAAACCGGATAACCTAAAGTCTCCGCATTTTTCCCGATTACTTAAGACAACAGGAGCCACCGTTCTCATTGCAGTACTCGGACTGGCCTGGTACGTGAATAGAGAACCTGCTGCCCCTTCAGATATTCAGAGATCCATTGCTGTTCTGCCCTTTGAGACCATTGATACTGAACAGTCATCCTCGTTTACCAAAGGAATTCAGGGCGGATTAATGACCCGTCTGTCCAGTATAGCCGGACTCCGTGTTACCTCCCGAACCTCTACCCTGCAATATGCCGGGGTCGCAAAACCAATCCCAACGATCGGTGAGGAGCTTGGAGTAGACTGGATTGTACGGGGCGAAGTACAGGAAGTTAACGGACAGATACTGGTCAATACCCGGTTGCTGAAAGCTTCAGAAGACCGGCTTGTATGGGCAAAAGATTATCGACGGCAGCTGTCCGCTGAAAATATTTTTGAGATACAGATCGACCTTACACGGGAGATCGCAGGTGAACTTCAGGCACAGATCACAACGGAGGAAGGGTTACGTGTAGATCGCAAACCTACTGCCGACCTGCAGGCTTTCAGGGAATTCGCCCAGGGAGTAAGCCTGCTGGAGCAGAGAACACCAAATGCCATTCTTTCATCCGTCGATCACTTCAGGGCGGCAATTGAACAAGACTCCTCCTTTGCACCTGCCTGGGCCATTCTGGCCGAAGCGCTGATCTACATCGAATTCTACCAGTATGCCGATATTAACACGTATCCCTTCACTGCGAAGGAAGCTATAGATAAAGCACTGGAGATCAATCCTGATCTTGCAGAAGCTCATGCTTCTCAGGGTATTCTTCGCTATACCCGAAAGAACGGAACAGGCGCCATTGAATCTCTTAAGAAAGCCATTGAGTTGCAGCCCAGCTATGAGACCGCGAACAACTGGCTGAATTTCGTGTACCTGCTGACGGGGCAACCCGAAGAATCTCTGACTTATGCTCGTGAGGCTGTGAAACTCAGCCCCCTGGCACCAGCAGCAAGACTGTATCCCTCACTAAGCTACCTGGCCAACGGTCAGTATCAGGAGGCCTTATATCAGGTGAACCGGGCTCGTGAGATCCAGCCCGACTGGGGTGAGATCTACGCCATTCGCGGTGTTATTTTGTATCACAATCAGCAGTATGAAGAAGCACTTGAGTCACTTTTTATCGCTGACCGACTTATAGAGAATGAGGTAGCTTCCATCTGGGTACCGGATGTACGGACCATGATCGAGATCACTGCTATAACCCTCAATCGCGAGCTGACTGAATCAGAAGCTGACATACGCCTCCCGTATAAAGAAAGCCGTTTCTGGCCGGGACTCAAATATGCAGCAATGGGCAGTCATGATCAGTCGGCCGACGCTTTCAGTGAGATACAGGTATACAGCATGTGGCCCAATCTTTCCATGCGGTATTTCTTTCCAGAGTTGCTGAAGGAATACCGTACCCGAGATGACTTCGATGCGCTGCTCCGGGATATGAATGAGGTCTGGAACCGCTGA
- a CDS encoding DUF6090 family protein: MITLFRRIRERLLADGKIRTYLIYAIGEILLVMIGILLALQVNNWNENRISMQEEQRIISDLNSEFQQNLSDLDNDIDRLHSFKGSLETMMEIMIEPERVRSENKLDSLISFTLNTPTWNPSFFVIDDLKNAGGLARLRDQKLKDALFKWERNYSNLMEIEKSYTDASRNYIDYLSSAASLRNIDAESSEFDIDRSVLDINNLRLLNDYRYENYLDDFYITATQLIDAYKEVKEEIEMILVLSSADDEPGTNH, from the coding sequence ATGATCACACTCTTTCGGAGAATACGGGAAAGGCTTTTAGCTGATGGGAAGATTCGGACCTATCTGATCTATGCGATTGGCGAGATCCTGCTCGTCATGATCGGGATATTGCTGGCCCTTCAGGTGAACAACTGGAATGAAAACCGGATTTCCATGCAGGAGGAGCAGAGGATCATTTCAGATCTGAATAGTGAGTTTCAGCAAAACCTGAGTGATCTTGATAATGATATCGACCGGCTTCACTCATTTAAAGGATCTCTTGAAACGATGATGGAGATTATGATAGAACCGGAAAGGGTAAGATCGGAGAATAAGCTGGATAGTCTGATCAGTTTTACCCTCAATACACCCACGTGGAATCCCAGCTTCTTTGTGATCGATGATCTTAAGAACGCCGGGGGACTTGCACGTCTCAGGGATCAGAAACTCAAGGATGCCCTTTTTAAATGGGAGCGGAATTATTCAAATCTCATGGAAATTGAAAAGAGTTATACGGATGCCAGCAGAAATTATATTGATTACCTGAGCAGTGCAGCATCGTTGCGTAATATTGATGCTGAGAGTTCTGAATTTGATATCGACCGTTCGGTCCTGGATATAAATAACCTCCGTCTTTTAAATGATTATAGGTATGAGAATTATCTGGATGATTTTTATATCACCGCTACCCAGCTTATTGATGCATATAAAGAGGTGAAAGAGGAGATCGAAATGATCCTGGTACTTTCTTCAGCTGATGACGAACCAGGCACTAATCACTAA
- a CDS encoding DUF6090 family protein gives MITLFRRIRQKLIDSGSVTKYLLYATGEILLVVIGILIALQVNNWNEQNTLRSQEKVYLGLILDDLILQKEENEVQRRTLSNHLSVEAPLTELIVSKFQVGEEQRDDAKKLLSTLPIGRTYGAYEATFLDLTSSGNLGLISDQVLKNRIIQHYQIQKRDREVINNNALNTYLEIWSKLVDRDLIVIAPNLERFAMDNKVLEFNHEFEFLDEELFENLSEEKNLILIQNVLAFKIAAARIAEIFLNNSDERIDQLINDLEIEISEM, from the coding sequence ATGATCACACTATTCCGCCGGATCCGCCAAAAACTGATTGACTCGGGGTCGGTCACCAAATATTTGCTATATGCCACAGGTGAGATCCTGCTGGTGGTGATAGGCATTTTGATCGCACTTCAGGTGAACAACTGGAATGAACAAAACACTTTAAGATCCCAGGAAAAAGTCTATTTGGGTCTGATTCTTGATGATCTGATTTTGCAAAAAGAAGAAAATGAAGTTCAGCGAAGAACACTTTCTAATCATTTGTCGGTAGAAGCACCCCTGACTGAACTTATAGTCAGTAAATTTCAGGTCGGAGAAGAACAGAGAGATGACGCGAAGAAACTGCTTAGTACCTTGCCGATAGGGAGGACGTACGGAGCTTATGAGGCCACCTTTTTAGATTTAACTTCTTCCGGAAATCTTGGTTTGATCTCTGATCAGGTACTGAAAAACCGGATAATTCAGCACTATCAGATTCAAAAACGAGACCGGGAGGTGATCAATAACAATGCTTTGAACACCTACTTAGAAATCTGGTCTAAATTAGTCGACCGGGACCTGATAGTGATCGCACCTAATCTGGAGCGCTTTGCTATGGATAATAAAGTGCTTGAGTTCAATCATGAGTTTGAGTTTCTGGACGAAGAATTATTTGAAAACCTGTCGGAAGAGAAAAATCTCATACTAATTCAGAACGTATTAGCCTTTAAAATTGCGGCTGCACGAATTGCTGAAATTTTTCTGAATAATAGTGATGAGCGAATAGACCAGCTCATCAATGATCTTGAAATTGAAATATCGGAGATGTGA
- a CDS encoding DUF6090 family protein — protein MEQNKVTTYVLYALGEILLVVAGILIALQVNNWNEQKKRESFELAILQELDSSLEVDSTLIADYFLPRLERKERGIDSLKWYSGMAKDISPEQFMDLYEDAREGFDYRFNIGPYETIKSKGLELISNPELRNQITTMYELTFPAYQNFMNQVEDENSPLIEELEQEFLKVDLRKNEDNEWMVYDIPDSDAILRHPSFMRALFLEVEIAENYRSRLNNVMQYRKELHDSIRQELIKRNSI, from the coding sequence ATGGAACAAAACAAAGTTACTACTTACGTACTCTATGCCCTTGGTGAAATTCTTCTGGTGGTAGCCGGCATCCTGATCGCTCTTCAGGTAAATAACTGGAATGAGCAAAAAAAGAGAGAATCCTTTGAACTGGCAATACTTCAGGAACTCGACTCATCTCTAGAAGTGGACAGCACCCTGATCGCTGATTATTTTCTGCCACGCCTGGAGCGTAAGGAGAGGGGAATTGACTCACTGAAGTGGTATTCAGGAATGGCAAAGGATATTTCGCCTGAACAATTTATGGACCTTTATGAAGATGCGAGGGAGGGATTTGATTACCGATTTAATATTGGTCCGTATGAGACCATTAAATCAAAAGGGCTGGAATTGATCTCTAATCCGGAGCTTCGGAATCAGATCACTACCATGTACGAGCTTACGTTTCCTGCGTACCAAAACTTTATGAACCAGGTGGAAGACGAAAACTCACCCCTGATAGAAGAGTTGGAGCAGGAATTTTTGAAGGTAGATCTAAGAAAGAATGAAGACAACGAATGGATGGTGTATGATATTCCTGATAGTGATGCTATCCTCCGACATCCTTCATTTATGAGGGCATTGTTTCTGGAAGTGGAGATCGCCGAAAATTATCGAAGCCGGTTAAATAACGTAATGCAGTATAGAAAAGAATTGCATGATAGTATTCGTCAGGAACTGATTAAAAGAAATTCTATATGA
- a CDS encoding DUF6090 family protein, with protein sequence MITLFRRIRQKLIESGTVTKYLFYAVGEILLVVIGILIALQVNNWNEGRIQKAEERQILANLRLEFDEAISQLAYLNGLRDDIMYAADALVRISNNDGPFEESKLDSLFMLLAYTPTFNDPTGSLNSLILSNKINLISDNDLKLELLSWPRESEDMNEDEIRAVELHDGMYRSYMSEFVSTANVFQNYKMPDVQFSLVKKNMTGVVPSKYVQSDYQSLLTDPQFINTLHTKAIFMNISKNESGNMISKAERIIVMIDHQLGN encoded by the coding sequence ATGATCACCTTATTCAGAAGAATCCGCCAGAAATTGATTGAATCCGGGACAGTTACAAAATATCTGTTTTACGCCGTGGGAGAGATCCTGCTGGTGGTGATCGGGATCCTTATCGCCCTGCAGGTGAATAACTGGAATGAAGGGAGGATCCAAAAAGCAGAAGAGCGGCAGATACTGGCGAATCTCCGGCTGGAGTTTGATGAGGCTATATCGCAGTTAGCCTATCTGAATGGACTCCGCGATGATATTATGTATGCTGCAGATGCACTGGTAAGAATTTCAAATAACGATGGTCCTTTTGAGGAGAGTAAATTAGACAGCTTATTCATGTTGTTAGCCTATACCCCAACCTTTAATGATCCAACCGGAAGCCTGAACTCACTCATATTGTCCAATAAAATAAACCTGATCTCTGATAATGACCTGAAGCTTGAATTGTTATCCTGGCCCAGAGAATCGGAAGACATGAATGAAGACGAAATACGTGCCGTAGAATTGCATGATGGTATGTACCGGTCCTATATGTCTGAATTTGTATCAACAGCCAATGTTTTCCAGAACTATAAAATGCCGGACGTTCAGTTCAGCCTTGTCAAAAAAAATATGACGGGAGTGGTACCATCGAAATATGTGCAGAGTGACTATCAGTCTCTGCTTACAGACCCTCAATTTATTAATACCCTGCATACCAAGGCCATTTTTATGAATATTTCAAAGAATGAGTCCGGAAATATGATCAGCAAAGCTGAAAGGATCATTGTTATGATCGACCATCAACTTGGTAATTGA
- a CDS encoding DUF6090 family protein — MITLFRRIRQKLIDSGSVTKYLLYATGEILLVVVGILIALQVNNWNEERANDKKAHDLAKALIVEFQTNQEQLEQLFEIHRDTDRASKKLLKMRNESHSEVKDDSLLDLLWPTYMMWTFDPVNGALRSGISSGDINLLESDSLKAKLFQWEDLVSDLDEEETRMINYEIVGREIKNEYVPTLHILHLRSGIPASMYKPEFEALLNSRAFETYLTDKIFEIGSMRIEMRVLQEEASSIIELLKKELKREY; from the coding sequence ATGATCACACTGTTCCGGCGCATCCGCCAAAAACTGATTGACTCGGGGTCGGTCACCAAATATTTGCTATATGCCACAGGTGAGATCCTGCTGGTGGTCGTCGGGATCCTGATCGCACTTCAGGTGAACAACTGGAATGAGGAGCGGGCAAATGACAAAAAGGCCCATGATCTCGCAAAAGCTTTAATTGTTGAATTTCAGACAAATCAGGAACAATTAGAACAACTTTTTGAGATACACAGAGACACTGATAGAGCTTCTAAGAAACTTCTTAAGATGAGGAATGAGTCGCATTCCGAGGTCAAAGATGACAGCTTATTGGATCTGTTATGGCCAACTTATATGATGTGGACCTTTGACCCGGTAAACGGGGCTTTACGATCAGGGATCTCATCCGGTGACATTAACCTGTTAGAGAGTGACTCCCTGAAAGCTAAACTCTTCCAATGGGAAGATCTGGTTTCTGATCTGGATGAAGAAGAAACAAGGATGATTAATTACGAGATTGTAGGAAGAGAAATAAAAAATGAATATGTACCTACGCTTCACATATTACACCTTCGCTCTGGAATACCTGCTTCCATGTACAAACCAGAATTTGAAGCTCTGTTAAATAGCAGAGCATTTGAGACTTATTTGACGGATAAGATATTCGAAATTGGAAGTATGAGAATCGAGATGAGAGTACTACAAGAGGAAGCCTCCAGTATTATTGAATTGTTGAAAAAGGAATTAAAGAGGGAATATTAA